The Punica granatum isolate Tunisia-2019 chromosome 4, ASM765513v2, whole genome shotgun sequence sequence TGCAAAGAAGTAATGAAGGATGCTGTGCTGACTAGCAAGTGTTGTTTCAATAGTTTTTGTGATAAATGTAAGTTTTAGATATCTGTATGCCCTTTCAAGTTGGAAGGAGGttgcattattttatttagacgCCATGTGTAATTTAcactattttcttttcagttcCCCTTTGCTGTCCACTGATTAGTACTTTTTTCCGGCTGAAATCTGTTTGTAGTGATCTGACGTCAATAGTTCTGCTGCTTGAGATTTTTGGTTAAGTAGATCCAAACTCGACATTTTTTGAATGCAAATCCAGGTATAAGGGATCACATAATTTCGAAGGCAATGTGCGTCTGTGGGGCCACTAATATACTGGCGGACGATCTTCTACCAAATAAGACACTCCGAGATACAATCAATCGCATTTTGGAGTCTGGTAACAGTAGTGCAGAAAATGCAGGAAGTGCCTTTCAGGTTCAAGGTCTGTATGGAACTCCCCTTAAATTCCAGACCGGAGAATTCTATCTTTTCTGTCCTGTGATCTTTCATAGATACTGAAGTTTGGTTGCTTGCCAGATATGGAATCTGCTAGAGGTCCACAACCCAAGATCCCATCCCCTACACTGTCTTCTGCATCAAAGGGAAATCAGCAACAACTGTCGACGAAGATTGAAGAAAATCAAGATGTAAATGTTGCTGCAGATGAGGTCAAAATGTCTGCTGCTCCTCAGCATATGTCAGATAAAGGGATGAATGCTAAAGTACCTGATGTCTCTGAAGCTACACGTGAGTCTATGAGTGTGCGAGAGGTCACATCCCAAGGTAGTGCTAAAGTGGCTGACGAAGAAGTGCAGCAGAAAGTGGCCTCTGGCGAAGCAGGTATCTGGCGTCTTCATTCTGTGAAAAGCTTGGTGGTGCTTTTGGAGATCCGGTCCATGTTGGACCCTGGGCTTACCATTGTGCACAGTTCTTTCAGTTTTTTATACCGGggtttttttattgtatatggatttttttacgataaaaatagaaagaagCTGTTGTTACtgcaatttaaaaatatggCTATGTCTTGGAAATATCATGGAGATACTAAACATTCGAGAGCACTTGATTTCGTGTGTACTTTTGGATCACATGTTTTTCTGGCAACTTTTGCATCTCTTTACTGGAGATGTTGTGGAGGGAATTGTATGTTCTTTCTATACCAATGTTGTTGGATAAGAGTCACCTTCTTTCCTTATctagattttattttcttacacACTCTCATAGGATCAGTTGCTAGTTTCCCATCTTGCTTTAGTTGTAGTATTCTTCAGTGTCTTCATTATTCCTCATTTTTTGAGTTGGTCTGTATCTACTCACTTTTGTCAATTTTGCTTGAATTCTTACCAGAAACATTAATGCTTGTGAATGAGAACTTTTATGTTGATAATAATGTGTTTCAATGTTTACTTTcagcgaagaagaagaaaaagaagaaagttcGTGCACCTGCTAATGGTTTGTCTCTTGTTTCTcttgttatttttttgtgCTTCTTACATGGTTATGAACCTCCGACGGGTTAACATATATTGTGGAATTTGCAGACATGCAATGGAGAACACCACAGGATCTCGCTGCTGAGAACTACATGATGCCTCTTGGACCCTCTGGTTTTAACCCATATTGGAATGGCATGCAGCCTGGAATGGACGGATTCATGGGTCCTTATGCTAATGCCATGCCTTATAATATGGGGTATGGGATGGGCCCTCTAGACATGCCATTTGGAGTGATGCCTCCTCAGGATCCTTTTGCTTCTCAAGCTTATATGAATATGATGCCTCCTGTTCCTCAAAGGTTTGTCTATGAACTGTGGTTAAATTTCTATCTCTGAAACGATATCTGTATTCTCGTCTTTGGAAAATAACATGTCTCTGTTGTTTTCTCTTGGCATTTTGGCATTTTGAGCTTACTAAGGAGCTTTTCTATTGATCTTAGGGATCTTGCCCCATTTGGTATGGGTATGAATATGAATGGCCCACGTCCTCCAATCATGAGCAGAGAGGAGTTTGAGGCTCGAAAAGCAGATCTAAGGAGGAAGCGCGAAAATGAGAGCCGAGGAGAAAGGTAGCATACCCTTCTGTGTTCTGTTAGTTGGATTATATCTTTTCTGAATGTTTTCCATTGCAATCAACTCTACACCACAGAACTACCCTATGCTTGCTTTTCTAAATGCCTTTTACCCGTTTCACCTCAGATAATTCAGCACATGTCAATACCAAAAATACGAGCGATCGAAGTAAATTgtaacatataatatatggcTATAGAAAAAAACATTGATTCCCGTAGATATACATGAGTTTGTTTCTGATCTCTTCACTTGCTCTAGTATCTCATTTGCGTCAGATGCTGATATAGAAACTGCTTAATAAAGTTACGTTATtttctgattttaaaaaattaccaCAGTGCAAACATAGTCTGTAAGGAACATGTCGATGTGCTATAGAAATTTCTCTGCTTTCATTTGGGTTTCCCTCTTACTATAGGAGTGAAGACTGTGAAAGCATGCTTTATACTTAATGATTGGTATCCTAACAATTGTATTTTCAACCTTGCAGGAGGGAGATGCCCAGAGAGAGGGACTACGGTCGGGATATGGGCAGTGCTGGTGATAGTTCTTCCTTCATGAAATCAAAAGTATGTACTTTGTCAAAGCTTTCTATGTTAGCTCCAAAGTTAGCCTACTTGCTTCTTTTGTTCGGTTgaaattccaggactgattccTGAATTATGTGATGTTTGATTATTGAACCAAAGAAATCTGTAAGGGCACAGGATTTTGTTGGGATTGATTAGATCTTGACATGGAGTGTACCTCTTAAAATTTAACTCAGCATCGAGTTTGGGAAGCATGAGGAGACTTTTCTCAGGAATTTGAGATGCGCTAAACAAAACACTTGTTagtgataaataaatattttcttcgATGTAAAGGGAGCAAATGTTTAATCGTAAGCGTTTATGATCATGACTTTTCCATGAGCAGCCAACATAACCAGAAGTTGTCTTTATAGGTGCAGAAGTCAATTGTCAGTGCTCCGAGTGATCATCTCCACCATCGTCATCGGGCTGAGAGGCCATCGCCGGATAGGTCCACAGACAATCTCGAACCATCCCACCGTGGGGTGAAAAGGAAATCTTCGTCGGAGCGCCGGGACCGTGAGAGAGAACGTGGAGACCATGACTACTATGAGAGTCACCACGATCACCACCACAGCAGGTCAGAGCCTTCAAAGAGGCCACCATCTGCAGATCCCGCCAAGCCTACGCCCTCCTCTTCAGCCGccgcagcagcagcagcagcagcattaGATCGTAAGCAGAAGGCTAGCGTCTTCTCTCGCATTAGCTTCCCCGAGAATGAGCCTACAAAGAAGCGGAAGgtgtcatcttcttcctcagctGAGCCCCCACCAGTTGGCGGTTCAGGCTCCCACCACCACAAGGCTTCCTCAGCTTCTAATGGGTACTACGATGACCCTAAATCTTCCTCAGTGAAGCCAATGTCAACTTCTGTTTCTGGGTCAGGAGGGAGGAAGGCTAGTAGCAGCCAAGTGGACTATGAATCGAGTGATGATGAGAGACACTTCAAGAGGAAGCCATCAAGGTACGAGCCATCTCCTCCCCCACAACCGGCAGACTGGGAGGAGGAAGAACGGCGGCACTCTCGTGGCTCGAGGGAAAGGGATCGCGAGCGGGACCGAAGTAGTGGGCACAGCAAGCGTAGATAAATGGGTCGAGGAATCAGGTTTCTTCAGGTCGCTCCTATGCAGAATGAGAGCGGCTCAGGATTGTCTCTGAGTTGTACTGCACCTCGCGACACCCTTTGATGCCCGTGTGGAAGAAATTGAAGCTAGAAGATGAAACCATAAACGAGTGTATTTTTTCCGTGAAATAAAGTGTACATTTTCGCTCTTTTTAATCAACAATGAAATCCGATCTGTATTTTAATGGATGAGCAATCGAGGGTGTCGTTTTCCCAATTGCACCCTCTTAAGTAAATGGGGCAAATCTTGTTAAAAGAATTAGCCGATACCCGTAACTTGCGCGGTAattttctatcaatttttGTAGGATCAAACGTGGATAATTAAGACATATAGtatgtaaataaatatagtatgaagaaaaatatacaGTAAGAGCTACATAATTTATCAAGTGGACCTATTTAATGGTTGAAATTGTAAAAGCAAATAAGTACGTCCCCTATCCTTATAGAAACGCAAATAACAATACTCTTGCAATATAAATGCAATAGGTAGGCACGAATTCATTGGTGGAGACCTAAGTTTCCATTCTTGTATTTATAGGCACATCGCACATTGAACTTGAACAATTTCACATATATCAAACAGTTCTCTCCATTATCGAGAAAATCTGAGAAGAGTAAAGCGAGGGTAGGATAGATGGATAGGTTTAAACCTTTATCTTCTTTGAGAGAACttatttttcaagaaatttgATTACATACAAATGATATAAATGATATAGACACAACTAAAATACATCGAATATGCCCGAGCAAACATAATCTAAGTTTATGAAATGAAACCACAAAATCACCTTAACATGGATATGTGGTTTGTGATTTTGCTTATGTGGCACTTTCTCGTCTACATGACCCGGCTTTTATATGCTTTAAATAAGGCTAAATGCATTTAATGGAACTATAAGGACAATCATCGCGGAACTAAGGGTTTCAAGATCAAGCTTAAATAGAGTGCTCATCTTGTGCGCctcaacttttatatattataataatttttaaaaatgataaattaataagattaaaagtacaaatataatatattattttaccttataattaaaattgatatatttaattcataaaaacaatccatttaaaatatatgctactgaatttaattttatggaTATATAAATAACTCTAAAAAAATTTCGTATATTGAAATATCCTTAAAATTATCGAgtcatatttttcattttttaagaaagaaacttaattattaattaacatGTACCAATAATATGGACTAATTAGATATGATCCGTTGAACTTGATCTAACTGACAAAAGTACTTTCAATAGAAGAGTTATAATAGAATGGTTAGTTCAAACGGTTCAATACATGTTCTCTTTA is a genomic window containing:
- the LOC116203951 gene encoding E3 ubiquitin ligase PQT3-like, translated to MAVYYKFKSARDYDSVPMDGPFISVGALKEKIFETKHLGRGTDFDLVVTNAQTNEEYLDEAMLIPKNTSVLIRRVPGRPRMPIVTEQEPKVENKVEDVQPGKGSILGPDSSSMKYQEDSEWDEFGNDLYAIPEVLPVQSSNPVPEIAPTNKADEENKLKALINTPALDWQRQGADGFGPGRGFGRGMGGRMGGRGFGLERKTPPKGYVCHRCNVSGHFIQHCPTNGDPNYDIKRVKPPTGIPKSMLMATPDGSYALPSGVVATLKPNEAAFEKEIEGLPSTRSIGELPPELHCPLCKEVMKDAVLTSKCCFNSFCDKCIRDHIISKAMCVCGATNILADDLLPNKTLRDTINRILESGNSSAENAGSAFQVQDMESARGPQPKIPSPTLSSASKGNQQQLSTKIEENQDVNVAADEVKMSAAPQHMSDKGMNAKVPDVSEATRESMSVREVTSQGSAKVADEEVQQKVASGEAAKKKKKKKVRAPANDMQWRTPQDLAAENYMMPLGPSGFNPYWNGMQPGMDGFMGPYANAMPYNMGYGMGPLDMPFGVMPPQDPFASQAYMNMMPPVPQRDLAPFGMGMNMNGPRPPIMSREEFEARKADLRRKRENESRGERREMPRERDYGRDMGSAGDSSSFMKSKVQKSIVSAPSDHLHHRHRAERPSPDRSTDNLEPSHRGVKRKSSSERRDRERERGDHDYYESHHDHHHSRSEPSKRPPSADPAKPTPSSSAAAAAAAAALDRKQKASVFSRISFPENEPTKKRKVSSSSSAEPPPVGGSGSHHHKASSASNGYYDDPKSSSVKPMSTSVSGSGGRKASSSQVDYESSDDERHFKRKPSRYEPSPPPQPADWEEEERRHSRGSRERDRERDRSSGHSKRR